AAGGGTCGTGGCCGAGCCGATGCCGAGGAGAAGGGTTACGAGGATCGTCCCGGTCGTGCCCGGCCTCTTTCGCAGCGATCGCAGTGCAAAGCGCAGGTCGAGAATCGTAGACTCCATGGGTTGACCTCCGTGGCGTTGTTTCTGCCGGGGGGCGGTCTGCGGAAGCCTCCACTCGTCCCAACGGACGATGACCGCGTTCTTCGAGAGATCCCAAACGAGCTCGAGGAAAGCCGCGTCGCGCTTCGCATAGAGCTCGACGAGCTCGGCTCCATGGGCTCTTCGGAACGCGGGAGGAAAGAGACGCAGCAGGCGCTCCGCCCATCGGCGCCTGGATCGCTCCGTCACGAGGTCCGCAGCCGGCCCGTCCGCCGCACCCAGGCAATGACGCCCGAGAGCATGGCCGCCTCGGCCTCGAGCACGTCGCCGCCTTGGCGCGTCAAACGATAGAAATTGCGGCGATCGTCAGAAGAGTCCGGCGCGACGAGACCTCGCTTCGACAGGCGGTAGAGCACCCGGTACAGGTCGCCGGGACGGA
This genomic interval from Vicinamibacteria bacterium contains the following:
- a CDS encoding helix-turn-helix transcriptional regulator; this translates as MAKGKDGLLLNALEFLVLAALQPGPAHGYGLVGRIEEQTAGGVRIRPGDLYRVLYRLSKRGLVAPDSSDDRRNFYRLTRQGGDVLEAEAAMLSGVIAWVRRTGRLRTS